In Oryza sativa Japonica Group chromosome 3, ASM3414082v1, one DNA window encodes the following:
- the LOC136355650 gene encoding uncharacterized protein, translating to MPPKRVMKEKVVRRKESDAGPDMAAEEGAEPSASVAEDREAQVPSQPPSAPAPPQPSSAPATSVQVLNMADVVMAAAAARALQTRAEILSTNQLVVPQAAPSQPAVPTALTVVQAQISLDPEAQAEADMEAMRQNMTRLQDMLRQMQEQQQAYEATRRTKATSAPILQYPAGYAQPQVRPQVVTQPSPPLAAQPPVYFTGQHQPPGQAPQSVAEGASALQAQLQAFLQQLNQPHYISSTTPSAHPVGNTSQGAPNWLPPIQPGSGPSPWSQGPQFDFVNTAQVPTVRQQVPTPGFGTNQAPIRAAMMWSQPIFDPSMAAQQVPPVGAGQSNATAQLHAQAAISPFATPYPQQGAVNRAGGKKGLPLSGGIKTRPIPPQFKFPPVPRYSGETDPKEFLSIYESAIEAAHGDENTKAKVIHLALDGIARSWYFNLPANSI from the coding sequence atgccaccgaagagggtCATGAAGGAGAAGGTTGTCAGGCGGAAGGAGAGCGACGCCGGACCGGACATGGCCGCCGAGGaaggagcagagccttcggcgtCCGTGGCCGAAGATAGAGAAGCACAAGTGCCATCACAGCCGCCTTCGGCCCCCGCGCCACCACAACCGTCTTCGGCCCCCGCAACCTCAGTACAAGTGCTGAACATGGCCGACGTGGTgatggcggctgcggcggcaagggcactccagaccagggcggagatcctttcgactAACCAACTGGTGGTGCCTCAAGCCGCCCCGTCGCAGCCGGCGGTGCCAACTGCGCTCACCGTTGTACAGGCCCAAATCAGCCTGGACCCTGAAGcacaagccgaagccgacatggaagccatgcggcagaacatgacacggctccaagacatgctccgccaaatgcaagaacaacaacaagcatACGAGGCGACAAGGCGGACCAAGGCCACGTCGGCTCCAATCCTTCAGTATCCGGCAGGCTATGCCCAACCTCAAGTCCGGCCACAAGTGGTGACCCAGCCCTCTCCGCCACTAGCCGCACAGCCGCCGGTGTACTTCACCGGGCAGCATCAACCACCTGGCCAAGCGCCACAATCAGTGGCggaaggggcttcggctctgcaggcgcaactccaagctttccttcagcaactcAACCAACCCCACTACATTTCAAGCACAACCCCATCGGCTCACCCGGTggggaatacaagtcaaggtgcGCCCAATTGGTTGCCACCAATTCAGCCAGGCTCGGGACCTTCGCCGTGGAGTCAAGGACCGCAGTTCGACTTCGTCAACACTGCTCAGGTGCCAACCGTTCGGCAGCAAGTTCCAACCCCAGGCTtcggaacaaaccaagcaccaaTCCGAGCTGCCATGATGTGGTCGCAGCCAATCTttgacccatccatggcggcccAGCAAGTACCACCAGTTGGAGCCGGGCAGTCGAATGCCACGGCCCAACTCCACGCACAAGCAGCGATTTCGCCCTTTGCCACACCGTACCCGCAGCAAGGTGCGGTAAACAGGGCGGGAGGCAAAAAGGGGCTGCCACTGAGTGGAGGAATCAAGACTCGTCCAATCccaccccagttcaagttcccacctGTCCCGCGTTATTCGGGCGAAACTGACCCGAAGGAGTTCCTCTCCATCTACGAGTCAGCGATTGAAGCGGCTCATGGTGACGAAAATACCAAGGcgaaggtaatacatctcgctctagacggcatcgcccgttcttggtatttcaatttaccagccaatagcatttaa